In Roseimicrobium gellanilyticum, one genomic interval encodes:
- a CDS encoding DUF1501 domain-containing protein, with protein MHTQFAPQRFSRRAMLRTASCGFGWLAFAGIAQREALAAGNPLTAKATHFPGRAKRVIFISLRGGPSHVDTFDYKPKLNASTGQPGMRPGTKLLGSKWNFSQHGQSGLWISELFPYVAQHADDICLIRSMQTDFPAHPQAFLQMHTGTTQFVRPSLGAWAVYGLGTQNENLPGFVTISPPSDVGGAQNYGSAFLPAIHQATRIGSGQRPIANATVRNLAAKMPAGDQRRALDLIQAMNRESLARDVVNPEVEGVIESFELAFKMQVQMPGVLDLSGESATTKALYGISEGGSGRRGGGGGGGARFDSSPDDFGRKCLLARRLSEAGVRFVEIAGGNWDQHFNLATGHEANAAAVDQPIAGLLTDLKQRGLLKDTLVVCTGEFGRTPHAQGGDGRDHNHKAFTLWMAGGGVKGGYSHGATDELGYEAVENKVHVHDLHATMLHLLGLDHERLTYRYAGRDFRLTDVHGNVVKQILL; from the coding sequence ATGCACACCCAATTTGCGCCGCAAAGATTCTCACGCCGTGCCATGCTGAGGACGGCATCATGTGGTTTTGGCTGGCTCGCCTTCGCGGGCATCGCTCAGCGTGAGGCTCTCGCCGCTGGCAATCCTCTCACCGCCAAGGCAACTCATTTTCCTGGGCGGGCCAAACGTGTGATCTTTATCAGCCTGCGCGGCGGCCCATCGCACGTCGACACTTTTGACTACAAGCCAAAGCTGAACGCATCCACCGGCCAACCCGGTATGCGCCCAGGGACCAAGCTGCTTGGTTCAAAATGGAACTTCTCCCAACATGGGCAGAGCGGTCTGTGGATCTCTGAGCTTTTTCCCTATGTCGCCCAGCATGCCGACGACATCTGCCTCATCCGTTCCATGCAGACGGATTTTCCGGCGCATCCGCAGGCATTTTTACAAATGCACACGGGCACCACGCAATTTGTGCGGCCATCACTCGGTGCATGGGCGGTGTACGGTCTTGGCACACAGAATGAGAATCTCCCGGGTTTCGTGACCATCTCACCACCCAGCGATGTGGGCGGCGCTCAGAACTACGGCAGCGCGTTCTTACCAGCCATCCATCAGGCGACCCGCATCGGCTCCGGCCAACGACCCATCGCCAATGCCACAGTGCGTAATCTCGCTGCAAAGATGCCTGCGGGCGACCAACGCCGTGCTCTCGATCTGATTCAGGCGATGAACCGTGAATCTCTCGCCCGTGACGTCGTGAATCCCGAAGTCGAAGGCGTCATCGAGTCCTTCGAGCTTGCTTTCAAAATGCAGGTGCAGATGCCCGGGGTTCTGGACCTGTCGGGGGAGAGTGCCACTACGAAAGCTCTGTATGGCATCAGCGAGGGTGGCAGTGGTCGCCGGGGCGGCGGCGGTGGGGGAGGTGCGAGGTTCGACAGCAGCCCGGATGATTTTGGCCGCAAATGCCTTCTTGCTCGTCGCTTGAGCGAGGCAGGCGTGCGCTTCGTTGAAATTGCCGGGGGCAACTGGGACCAGCACTTCAATTTGGCAACCGGCCACGAAGCAAACGCCGCGGCCGTGGACCAACCCATCGCGGGATTACTTACTGACCTGAAGCAGCGTGGACTGTTGAAGGACACCCTTGTGGTCTGCACTGGCGAGTTTGGCAGAACCCCGCATGCCCAGGGAGGCGATGGACGTGACCACAACCACAAAGCGTTCACACTCTGGATGGCTGGAGGCGGCGTAAAAGGCGGATACAGTCACGGGGCCACTGATGAGCTGGGCTATGAGGCAGTAGAGAACAAGGTCCACGTTCACGATCTGCATGCCACGATGCTTCATCTCCTCGGACTTGACCACGAACGCCTCACCTATCGCTATGCCGGACGTGATTTTCGCCTGACAGATGTTCATGGTAATGTGGTAAAACAGATTCTGCTCTAA
- a CDS encoding alpha/beta hydrolase produces the protein MRHKTITIISALLCVLQLSAFAQSPRGMRRGGPEQSGSTPVLKPNQPEAPAGFDTPRSGAARGKVIPFEYESKTAGGTFRATIYAPPGFSPGKKYPVLFLLHGASGDENNWVQAIHADAILDNLYADKRLVPMLVVMPSSISVAGRQQAAESRDAKARASMTFGEVLLNDLLPYVESKFPALTGRENRALAGLSMGAGAALSTGTANSDKFAWVGAFSGAGRRWTEPNEKLRLLWLSVGDRDSMMGAGMVAADAFFTEKNIPHVFRINAGGHEPKVWMNDLYHFAPLLFQP, from the coding sequence ATGCGCCACAAAACCATCACCATCATTTCGGCTCTGCTTTGTGTCCTGCAGCTTTCAGCTTTCGCGCAGTCCCCGCGAGGCATGCGACGCGGCGGACCCGAACAGAGTGGCAGTACCCCTGTTTTGAAGCCCAACCAGCCAGAGGCCCCGGCCGGATTTGACACACCCCGCTCGGGTGCTGCGCGTGGGAAGGTCATTCCATTTGAATATGAATCAAAGACCGCGGGAGGCACCTTCAGGGCGACGATCTACGCGCCGCCGGGGTTCTCACCCGGAAAAAAATACCCGGTGCTCTTCCTTCTTCACGGTGCGAGCGGGGATGAAAACAACTGGGTACAGGCCATCCACGCTGATGCCATCCTCGACAATCTTTACGCCGACAAGAGGCTTGTTCCCATGCTCGTCGTGATGCCATCGAGCATCTCGGTTGCAGGCCGCCAGCAAGCTGCCGAAAGCCGGGATGCAAAGGCGCGTGCGAGCATGACATTCGGTGAGGTGCTGCTGAATGATTTGCTACCATACGTTGAATCCAAATTCCCGGCACTTACCGGTAGAGAAAACCGGGCACTTGCAGGGCTTTCGATGGGAGCTGGCGCTGCCCTTTCCACCGGCACCGCAAACTCCGACAAATTCGCCTGGGTCGGTGCTTTCTCCGGAGCGGGGAGACGCTGGACGGAACCCAACGAAAAGCTCCGCCTCCTGTGGCTCTCTGTCGGCGACCGTGATTCTATGATGGGTGCCGGTATGGTCGCGGCAGATGCATTCTTCACCGAAAAGAACATCCCGCATGTTTTCCGAATCAATGCGGGAGGACATGAACCCAAGGTATGGATGAATGACCTGTATCATTTCGCACCCCTGCTATTTCAACCCTGA